In one Bordetella pertussis 18323 genomic region, the following are encoded:
- a CDS encoding XdhC family protein, which yields MNALDLDVLQHARDWLASGRRVHLVTVVQTWGSAPRQAGAMLAVRDDGQVVGSVSGGCIEDDLIARARAGTLPERAERLTYGVTRDEATRFGLPCGGTLRLVAEPLAPRDAWLDEVLQAIAEHRLVRRTIDLHTGAAALEAAAPAEGPDFDGRMFRAVYGPHWRLLIIGANQTAQVLADIAATLDFQVIVCDPREEFHAAWHAPHATLVATMPDDIVLEIGTDERTAIVALTHDPKLDDMVLLEALKSRAFYVGALGSRANQEKRRERLRLFDLGDEDIARLRGPVGLPIASRTPAEIAVAVAAELVWVRNTLGDREPSGAPLPAALAPAR from the coding sequence ATGAACGCCCTGGATCTGGATGTATTGCAGCACGCCCGCGACTGGCTTGCCAGCGGCCGGCGCGTGCACCTAGTCACCGTCGTGCAGACCTGGGGGTCGGCGCCGCGCCAGGCGGGCGCCATGCTGGCGGTGCGCGACGACGGCCAGGTCGTGGGCTCGGTGTCGGGCGGCTGCATCGAAGACGACCTGATCGCGCGGGCGCGCGCCGGCACCCTGCCCGAGCGCGCCGAACGCCTGACCTACGGCGTCACGCGCGACGAAGCCACCCGCTTCGGCCTGCCCTGCGGCGGCACGCTGCGCCTGGTGGCCGAGCCGCTGGCGCCGCGCGATGCCTGGCTGGACGAAGTGCTGCAGGCGATTGCCGAACACCGCCTGGTGCGCCGCACGATCGACCTGCACACCGGCGCGGCCGCGCTGGAAGCCGCCGCGCCGGCCGAAGGGCCGGATTTCGACGGCCGCATGTTCCGTGCCGTGTACGGCCCGCACTGGCGCCTGCTCATCATCGGCGCCAACCAGACCGCGCAGGTGCTGGCCGATATTGCCGCCACCCTGGATTTCCAGGTGATCGTGTGCGACCCGCGCGAGGAATTCCATGCAGCCTGGCATGCGCCGCACGCCACGCTGGTCGCCACCATGCCGGACGACATCGTGCTGGAGATCGGCACCGACGAACGCACCGCCATCGTGGCGCTGACCCACGATCCCAAGCTGGACGACATGGTGCTGCTCGAGGCGTTGAAGTCGCGCGCGTTCTATGTGGGCGCGCTGGGATCGCGCGCCAACCAGGAAAAGCGGCGGGAAAGGCTGCGCCTGTTCGACCTGGGCGACGAGGACATCGCCCGGCTGCGCGGGCCGGTCGGGCTGCCCATCGCCAGCCGTACGCCGGCCGAGATCGCCGTGGCGGTGGCCGCCGAACTGGTCTGGGTGCGCAATACCCTGGGCGATCGCGAACCGTCCGGCGCGCCATTGCCGGCGGCGTTGGCGCCGGCGCGCTGA
- a CDS encoding MarR family winged helix-turn-helix transcriptional regulator, producing the protein MFDPAKQVLWSRPGYLVRRLNQIHYALFYEECKTQNVTPVQYGVLTALSLSPWLDQTAIGMELGLDRTTTADVIKRLQERGLVERRVNPNDKRSRQAVITQEGLRIMGLLQGGMARAQQRLLEPLSPCNREIFMKLLSTLVDANNQYSRTALKAM; encoded by the coding sequence GTGTTCGATCCTGCCAAGCAGGTGCTGTGGTCGCGGCCCGGATACCTTGTGCGGCGCCTGAACCAGATCCACTACGCGCTGTTCTACGAAGAGTGCAAGACGCAGAACGTCACGCCGGTGCAATATGGCGTGCTGACGGCCCTGTCGCTGAGCCCCTGGCTGGACCAGACCGCGATCGGCATGGAGCTGGGGCTGGACCGCACCACCACCGCCGACGTCATCAAGCGGCTGCAGGAGCGCGGGCTGGTCGAGCGCCGCGTCAACCCCAACGACAAGCGTTCGCGCCAGGCCGTGATCACGCAGGAAGGCCTGCGCATCATGGGGCTGCTGCAAGGCGGCATGGCGCGCGCGCAGCAACGGCTGCTCGAGCCCCTGTCGCCGTGCAACCGCGAAATCTTCATGAAGCTGCTGTCGACGCTGGTCGACGCCAACAATCAGTACAGCCGCACGGCGCTCAAGGCCATGTAG